One segment of Sphingobacteriales bacterium DNA contains the following:
- a CDS encoding CUB domain-containing protein has product MIKVLKSVLLLLYCCSSTAILFACDQSSVSILDMQTNANGTITYTIQFTVDYGSNDDAWGYVGSAFQFTSSANTPTIVAGGFTSSIAQGGGLSEDLTALTGSAVNSLAGSSSWTFLDNKTNVVTYEYGGFGNAAFGDFTRTVSITVSGCVENITFYANPEYTGGNACTFSASTGVNCSNPCTTPTTPIIAGNANPTANQQNVVYSVIPQSGVSYNWTVPAGATIVSGQGTSSITVNWGTSGGTVSVLMTNTTNSSCTATDDLTVTISNSCTSPTTPTVSGNATPTVNQTGVVYSITPQSGVSYVWTVPAGATIVSGQGTASITVNWGNTSGNVSVTLTNTTNTTCTANDVLAITLTSNSSCGDTSAPCSSAGTFSFNVDGAAQSGNGPFNLQSGQTLNIITNGDYILPPPGTSIYNAGLAYAIFDCNPSSFDLTDPNTYSGSNACYLDVDPNSDGNFNGSETNCSGHSTSDVNWPSTVWVVPVTYDAYQVGFGGGVIYDFDGDGCVNYSCPFQINYQTTTQTIACGGTFTDSNGSNNYCSNADDAWVICAGAGQQVTLTFNSFQTEGGGGCSYDFMKIHNGNSAAAPLIGTYCGSSSPGTVTSSNASGCLYVTFQSDEFNNQAGWSATVSCSCVAPTMNDPANQTPCAGDAVSVTFSGAPAGATYNWTNSNPSIGLAASGSGNLSFNAANVTSVQTATIIVTPSTSPACIGTPQSFTITVNPDGNAGTAATTSACSNSSNSINLFNQLTGENTGGIWSASAANPSGGTFNAAAGTFVPNGASAGTFSFTYTQGTAPCQDTETVNITINAPTTPTFSPIMAICSGGSITLPTTSTNSIGGSWSPAVNNTATTTYTFTPSAGQCASTATMTVNVNNATTPTFTPIAAICSGGSITLPATSTNSIGGSWSPAVNNTATTTYTFTPSAGQCATTATLTVNVNNQTTPTFSPIAAICSGGSITLLTTSTNSIGGTWSPAVNNTATTTYTFTPSAGQCASTATMTVTVNNATTPTFTPIAAICSGGSITLPATSTNSIGGSWSPAVNNTATTTYTFTPAAGQCATTATMTVTVNAPVTPTFSPIAAICSGGSFTLSTSSTNSINGSWSPAVNNTATTTYTFTPSAGQCATTATLTVNVNNATTPTFTPIAAICSGGSITLPATSTNSIGGSWSPAVNTTATTTYTFTPDAGQCATTATLTVTVNNATTPTFSPIAAICSGGSITLPTTSTNSIGGSWSPAVNNTATTTYTFTPSAGQCATTATLTVNVNNQTTPTFSPIAAICSGGSFTLPTSSTNSINGSWSPAVNNTATTTYTFTPSTGQCATTATLTVTVNNATTPTFSPIAAICSGGSITLPTTSTNSIGGSWSPAVNNTATTTYTFTPSAGQCATTATLTVTVNNQTTPTFSPIAAICSGGSITLPATSTNSIGGSWSPAVNTTATTTYTFTPSAGQCATTATLTVTVNNQTTPTFSPIAAICSGGSITLPATSTNSIGGSWSPAVNTTATTTYTFTPSAGQCASTATMTVTVNNATTPTFTPIAAICSGGSITLPATSTNSIGGSWSPAVNTTATTTYTFTPSAGQCVSTATLTVTVNNATTPTFSPIAAICSGGSITLPTTSTNSIGGSWSPAVNNTATTTYTFTPAAGQCANTATLTVTVNAPVTPTFSPIAAICSGGSITLPATSTNSIGGSWSPAVNNTATTTYTFTPAAGQCANTATMTVTVNVQPPPPNGLACYETATFNASTCAWEVSGVEPPAPTNLACYETATFDGVACVWVVSGVPPICDDNDCGTQDSYNTTTCACVHTPIPPPNCDDNDCSTQDSYDTTTCACEHTPVLPPNCDDNDCGTQDSYNTASCTCEHTPVPPPICDDNDCSTDDSYDSITCQCVYTPNGLSILPVFTALSPICSGGNITLPTTSTNSIGGSWSPAVNNTATTTYTFTPSGGQCASTATLTVTVNNQTPPTFSPIAAICSGGSITLPTTSTNGIGAAGFLR; this is encoded by the coding sequence ATGATTAAAGTATTAAAATCTGTATTATTGCTGCTGTACTGTTGTAGTAGCACAGCAATATTATTTGCCTGCGACCAAAGTTCAGTTAGTATTTTGGATATGCAAACCAATGCCAATGGAACAATTACCTATACCATACAATTTACGGTAGATTATGGTAGCAATGATGATGCGTGGGGATATGTAGGTAGTGCTTTTCAGTTTACTTCTTCTGCTAACACGCCAACCATTGTGGCAGGTGGTTTTACATCCTCCATTGCACAAGGTGGTGGTTTATCGGAAGATTTGACTGCACTTACGGGTAGTGCAGTAAATTCATTGGCGGGGAGTTCCAGCTGGACTTTTTTAGATAATAAAACCAATGTCGTAACCTACGAATATGGCGGTTTTGGTAATGCAGCCTTTGGCGATTTTACCCGCACAGTATCCATTACTGTATCGGGTTGTGTGGAAAATATTACATTTTATGCCAATCCTGAATATACAGGAGGCAATGCTTGTACCTTTAGTGCTTCAACAGGGGTGAATTGCTCCAACCCCTGCACCACACCCACTACACCCATTATTGCCGGTAATGCCAACCCTACAGCCAACCAACAAAATGTAGTGTATTCGGTAATACCACAAAGCGGTGTCAGCTACAACTGGACAGTTCCGGCGGGAGCAACCATTGTTTCAGGACAAGGAACTTCTTCCATCACCGTAAACTGGGGTACTTCCGGTGGCACTGTAAGTGTATTAATGACAAATACCACCAACAGCTCCTGCACCGCCACCGATGATTTAACAGTGACCATCAGCAACAGTTGCACAAGCCCTACCACGCCTACGGTCAGTGGTAATGCCACCCCCACCGTCAATCAAACGGGCGTTGTATATTCAATAACACCCCAATCCGGCGTTTCTTATGTATGGACAGTTCCGGCAGGAGCCACCATTGTATCCGGTCAGGGAACAGCATCTATTACAGTCAATTGGGGAAATACATCAGGAAATGTATCAGTTACGCTTACCAATACTACCAATACTACTTGTACGGCAAATGATGTATTAGCCATTACATTGACGAGCAACAGTTCTTGTGGCGATACCTCAGCACCTTGCTCATCGGCAGGTACTTTTAGTTTTAATGTAGATGGTGCTGCTCAAAGCGGGAATGGACCTTTCAATCTGCAATCGGGGCAAACACTCAATATCATCACCAACGGTGATTATATTCTGCCGCCACCCGGAACTTCCATTTATAATGCCGGTCTTGCTTACGCTATTTTTGACTGCAATCCCTCTTCTTTTGATTTAACCGACCCTAATACATATTCCGGCTCCAATGCTTGCTACCTTGATGTGGATCCCAATTCCGATGGCAATTTCAACGGTTCAGAAACCAATTGTTCTGGTCATTCCACATCTGATGTAAACTGGCCATCTACGGTGTGGGTAGTACCTGTAACCTATGATGCTTATCAGGTAGGTTTTGGCGGTGGTGTAATTTATGATTTCGATGGGGACGGCTGTGTGAATTATAGTTGCCCTTTTCAGATAAATTATCAAACTACGACACAAACCATTGCCTGTGGCGGTACTTTTACAGATTCTAACGGCTCTAATAATTATTGTAGTAATGCTGATGATGCTTGGGTGATATGTGCAGGTGCGGGGCAGCAGGTAACACTTACTTTTAATTCATTCCAAACAGAAGGCGGTGGTGGTTGCTCTTATGATTTTATGAAAATTCACAATGGAAATTCCGCCGCTGCTCCTTTAATCGGTACTTATTGTGGCTCAAGCAGTCCGGGCACTGTTACTTCGAGTAATGCTTCGGGGTGTTTATATGTTACTTTTCAATCCGATGAATTTAATAACCAAGCCGGTTGGTCAGCTACAGTTTCTTGCTCTTGTGTAGCCCCTACTATGAATGACCCCGCTAATCAAACACCTTGTGCTGGAGATGCCGTTAGTGTAACTTTTTCGGGTGCACCGGCAGGAGCTACCTATAATTGGACAAACAGCAATCCGTCTATTGGTTTAGCTGCGAGTGGAAGCGGAAATCTCTCTTTTAATGCAGCAAACGTTACTTCTGTACAAACAGCCACTATTATTGTCACTCCTTCTACTTCTCCCGCCTGCATAGGTACGCCACAATCCTTTACCATTACCGTAAATCCTGATGGAAATGCGGGGACTGCTGCTACTACTTCAGCTTGTAGCAATAGCAGCAATTCTATTAATTTATTCAATCAATTGACGGGGGAAAATACGGGTGGAATCTGGAGTGCTTCCGCCGCAAACCCAAGCGGCGGAACATTTAATGCGGCTGCCGGAACATTTGTACCAAATGGAGCAAGTGCAGGAACTTTTTCTTTTACCTACACACAAGGAACGGCTCCTTGCCAAGACACTGAAACAGTCAATATTACAATTAATGCACCGACAACCCCGACATTCTCACCGATAATGGCAATTTGCTCGGGGGGTAGTATTACTTTACCTACGACCTCAACGAATAGTATAGGAGGCAGTTGGAGTCCTGCGGTGAACAATACAGCGACGACAACCTATACATTCACCCCAAGTGCGGGACAATGTGCGAGTACAGCGACGATGACGGTGAATGTAAACAATGCAACGACTCCTACATTCACACCGATCGCGGCGATCTGTTCGGGGGGCAGCATTACCTTACCTGCTACCTCAACGAACAGCATAGGAGGCAGTTGGAGTCCTGCGGTGAACAATACAGCCACGACAACCTATACATTCACCCCAAGTGCGGGACAATGTGCGACCACAGCGACCTTGACGGTGAATGTAAATAATCAGACGACTCCGACGTTTTCACCGATCGCGGCGATTTGCTCGGGGGGTAGTATTACTTTACTGACGACCTCAACAAACAGTATAGGCGGTACTTGGAGTCCTGCGGTGAACAATACAGCGACGACAACCTATACATTCACCCCAAGTGCGGGACAATGTGCGAGTACAGCGACGATGACGGTGACAGTAAACAATGCAACGACCCCTACATTCACACCGATTGCGGCGATCTGTTCGGGGGGCAGCATTACCTTACCTGCTACCTCAACGAACAGCATAGGGGGTAGCTGGAGTCCTGCGGTAAATAACACAGCAACGACAACCTATACGTTCACTCCTGCTGCGGGACAATGCGCGACTACAGCGACGATGACGGTGACGGTGAATGCCCCTGTGACTCCTACATTCAGTCCGATCGCGGCGATCTGTTCGGGCGGTTCCTTTACCTTGTCGACGAGTTCTACCAATAGTATTAATGGCAGTTGGAGTCCTGCGGTAAATAACACGGCTACAACGACTTATACCTTTACCCCGAGTGCAGGACAATGTGCGACTACGGCAACCTTGACGGTGAATGTAAACAATGCAACGACTCCTACATTTACACCGATCGCGGCGATTTGCTCGGGTGGTAGTATCACCTTACCTGCTACCTCAACAAACAGCATAGGAGGCAGTTGGAGTCCTGCGGTGAACACTACGGCTACGACGACTTACACCTTTACACCGGATGCGGGACAATGTGCGACTACGGCGACTTTGACGGTGACTGTAAACAATGCAACAACCCCTACGTTCAGTCCGATCGCGGCGATTTGTTCGGGGGGCAGCATTACCTTACCGACGACCTCAACAAATAGTATAGGAGGTAGTTGGAGTCCTGCGGTGAACAACACCGCTACAACGACTTATACTTTCACCCCAAGTGCGGGACAATGTGCTACCACAGCAACCTTGACGGTGAATGTAAACAATCAGACGACTCCGACGTTTTCACCGATTGCGGCGATTTGTTCAGGCGGTTCCTTTACCTTGCCGACGAGTTCTACTAATAGTATTAATGGTAGTTGGAGTCCTGCGGTGAACAATACCGCTACGACGACTTATACCTTTACCCCAAGTACGGGACAATGTGCGACCACTGCGACCTTGACGGTGACTGTAAACAATGCAACGACTCCTACGTTCAGTCCGATTGCGGCGATTTGTTCGGGTGGCAGCATTACTTTACCTACGACCTCAACGAATAGTATAGGTGGTAGTTGGAGTCCTGCGGTGAACAATACCGCTACGACGACTTATACCTTTACCCCGAGTGCGGGACAATGTGCGACCACAGCGACCTTGACGGTGACGGTGAATAATCAGACGACTCCGACATTCTCACCGATTGCGGCGATTTGTTCGGGTGGCAGCATTACCTTACCTGCTACCTCAACAAACAGCATAGGAGGTAGTTGGAGTCCTGCGGTGAATACTACGGCAACAACGACTTACACCTTTACCCCAAGTGCGGGACAATGTGCGACCACAGCGACCTTGACGGTGACGGTGAATAATCAGACGACTCCGACATTCTCACCGATTGCGGCGATTTGTTCGGGTGGCAGCATTACCTTACCTGCTACCTCAACAAACAGCATAGGAGGTAGTTGGAGTCCTGCGGTGAATACTACGGCAACAACGACTTACACCTTTACCCCAAGTGCGGGACAATGTGCGAGTACGGCGACGATGACGGTGACAGTAAACAATGCAACGACCCCTACATTCACACCGATCGCGGCGATTTGTTCGGGCGGCAGCATTACTTTACCTGCTACCTCAACGAATAGTATAGGAGGTAGTTGGAGTCCTGCGGTGAACACTACAGCGACAACGACCTATACTTTCACCCCAAGTGCGGGACAATGTGTGAGTACAGCGACCTTGACGGTGACGGTGAATAATGCAACGACTCCTACGTTCAGTCCGATTGCGGCGATTTGTTCAGGGGGCAGCATTACCTTACCGACGACCTCAACGAACAGCATAGGAGGCAGTTGGAGTCCTGCGGTGAACAACACAGCAACAACAACCTATACTTTTACCCCTGCTGCGGGACAATGCGCGAATACAGCAACTTTAACGGTGACGGTGAATGCCCCTGTTACACCTACGTTCTCACCGATTGCGGCGATTTGTTCGGGTGGTAGTATCACCTTACCTGCTACCTCAACGAACAGCATAGGAGGCAGTTGGAGTCCTGCGGTGAACAACACAGCAACAACAACCTATACTTTTACCCCTGCTGCGGGACAATGCGCGAATACAGCGACGATGACGGTGACAGTGAATGTACAACCGCCACCTCCGAATGGTTTAGCCTGTTATGAAACGGCCACCTTCAATGCAAGCACCTGTGCTTGGGAGGTGAGTGGTGTTGAGCCACCTGCTCCGACGAATCTGGCTTGTTATGAAACGGCTACTTTTGATGGGGTTGCTTGTGTGTGGGTTGTGAGCGGCGTTCCACCGATATGCGATGACAACGATTGTGGTACACAAGACAGCTACAATACAACAACTTGTGCTTGTGTGCATACTCCGATACCACCGCCGAATTGCGATGACAATGATTGCAGTACGCAGGACAGCTACGATACAACAACTTGTGCCTGTGAGCATACTCCGGTTCTGCCGCCGAATTGCGATGACAATGATTGCGGTACGCAAGACAGCTACAACACGGCTAGCTGCACCTGTGAGCATACTCCGGTTCCGCCGCCGATATGCGATGACAATGATTGCAGCACCGATGACAGCTATGACAGCATTACGTGTCAATGCGTTTATACACCCAATGGTTTGAGTATTTTACCGGTGTTTACTGCACTTTCGCCGATCTGTTCGGGCGGCAACATTACGTTACCGACTACCTCAACAAACAGCATAGGAGGCAGTTGGAGTCCTGCGGTGAATAACACAGCGACCACGACTTATACCTTCACGCCGAGTGGTGGACAATGTGCGAGTACGGCGACCTTGACGGTGACGGTGAACAATCAAACGCCCCCTACGTTTTCACCGATTGCTGCAATTTGTTCGGGTGGCAGTATTACTTTACCGACTACTTCAACGAATGGCATCGGGGCAGCTGGATTCCTGCGGTGA